ttaagTTGATGAAAATGAAACCTTTGACTAATGTAGTGGAAAGTGTTCTTTGAACTATGAACACTTTATACCACGTTGGTCTAATGTTCTGAAACTTTCTAACTTGAACACTGTTGCCAAATCTTTATGAACAGTAAggatgccggttcttctcagatttTCTGTGTTTTTTTCCAAACCGGTTGTAGAATTCTGACAATTAATAAGAAAGTGTAttacttctatgttgaataaagatgTTTGAGTATGAGTTTGATTTTTTCTTAGCCTTCAACAACtgtaactaaaatttatttggtcttttaatttattccatcTTCGAAATAACCTTTCGTAACTAACACTAGTTCGAATATTAAGAAAAggagatttttatattatataataacagcctgcaaatttcccatAGCTAGGAAAAGACcacctttccctttgaggagaaggttagaagTATATTCCAAAgcgctgcttcaatgcgagttggtggattcaaatgtggcagaatttcgttgaaattagacacatgtaagtttccttacgatattttccttcatcgcctagctcagaataaattatacacgcatattaagcacatgtaaattcactggtgcttgcctgggtttgaattaGCAACTCCAGCTTATGATGaacgttctaaccattgggccgtctcggctgttttatataatattattactcaaTAGCTTCAGATTGACTTTTTGTATGACCCctcgaaattatttatataaaatatttactaagctATTTGCCATTCAGGTTTATCAATGGTTGAGTTTTTTATGGTATCTTTTTCAATGTTCTCCAAATAATATGAGTTTTTGACAATATGATTCAACTTCACGAATGTCGTGTCAtcttaatattagaatattgtAGTACGTAGTCTAATATCATTAGTACGTATATTGTGTTTATCTTCAAGTATCTGTATGCTATAAAGCAttagtagtttatttataatgaaggtAGAATTAAACAATAACgggaaatgtaaataaactttcTCTTTTTTAGAATAAGGCTTGGAGTATATCCCGCATCAACTTCGTAGCGGGTTAGTTGATTATCGCATgcgagaatattttttattttttattgaaaataaatgtaagaatTCACCATCATCCATAGAAACTGCCACTGCAGGAATACTAAATCATCTCTTGCATCGTCAATGTGCTTCCAAACTTAAGAACTaaaatgtaatgtcccttgtgcctacatTGGATAAAAATTGATCaaactgaaataaaacattattagatattgttattaaccgacttcaaaaaggaggaggttatcaattcttTCGTCTGTCTGAagtctgtatttttttgttggctgtgtaatatctgatgagtggatggtacatacccagacgaccttagcaaaataactttttaataaaaatattaaaatcgcaAATACGATATTTTGATAACGTACATATACTGACGAAGCATTAATGATACAAGAAAATGTATTAACGAATAAAATCTTATACTGAATTTGTTATAGACAACGTCGCTGCATACAACGTATTTATTCAGAGTATTGtctttgattttctttttcctATTCCTTGGTATTTCAGACACGCCTTTTACTAGTCAAGCTACTTTATGTCCTTGCGAAATTCGAAAAAGTCTTTCTCTATATTCAGGTTTTCAAGAGTCTATATTAACGAAACAATCAAAGCACGTCTGTATAAACAACAATGTACTTAGTGATGCTTgtagtttattttctttttttgtttgtttcagaTGTGATCGACCGTAAATCGTTTCATTTGatctaaaattaagaaaaaaaggaTGTATTATAgcattaaatcataaaatcaaatatggaGAAGAAAAAGAACAGTATTAACGGGAAATACAAGAAAAATGGTAAGATAGATAATTACGATGATGTAATCACAACGTGCTGTCTTTGCATCCAAACAAAGAAGAGCAAAAAGAAGAGTTTGATAGCTGGATGTATTACAAATTTAGGAATATTCGCAATCCTTCTTGTGTACACGTTAGTTGGAGCATTTATATTCCTAGCGATTGAAGGCAGTGCTGCAAAAGTGCATCAGAAAACGTTAGCAACGACATCGTATCAAGCGAATGAAAACAGAAAATCAAATCCTTTACCGAAAGTCAACAGCAGCATCGCACAAGTCAGTGCTGAATTAAGGACACAAACAGTAGAAAGCATCTGGGAAATAACGGTATCCTTGAATATTCTGTACAAAGAGAACTGGACTAGACTTGCTGCTCAAGAAATTGCTAGATTTCAAGAAAAACTTATTGCTCGAGTTGCTGCAGACGTATCTGAACAACATGGGGATGCGAGAGCACTAGAATCAGCTCCAGCATTGGTTACGGATGAATACGAGTGGAATTTTGCCAAAGCATTCCTGTATTCATTAACAGTTTTAACAACAATAGgtaaagtaaaatgtttaacattataaataatttaagcagtACAACGGATTTATTTGAATctgacaatataatttatttttaattaattatttgcaggTTACGGCAGTGTGGCACCAAAAACAGCACTCGGGAAAGCTGTCACGATTGGTTATGCCGTTATAGGTATACCACTTactctattatatttatctgtGGTGGGAGCGCTGTTATCTAGACTTGCTCGAAGTATATTCAGTCGGGCATTATGTTGCTGCTTATGCTCCAAATGTGGTTATTGCTGCCTTGACGACAGAACAATGGCTGTGAAAGAAAGGAAAGAAAAAGTAAGGCGTCAAGATGATTACAGGAGCCAAACCTTACATTTACAAGAACCGTATTATGTTCGATCACCATCAGGTACTATTATTTCTGCATCACAGGCTAACAGTCTGAGCACAAATTCTATAAAAGATAAGACTCAAGGTTTACAATTTCTACGCGATTGTGACTCAATGAGCTGTGCTGACACTGATTCAAAAATATCTCTACGTGGATTTTCGATTCTTGCACCAATTTCACTATGTCTAGCAGCCAtttttacctatatattttttggagcTCTTGTCTTATACCAGCTGGAAGGTTGGAGTCCTATAGATGGAGTTTATTTCTGCTTCATGAGCCTTAGCACTATTGGTTTCGGACATCTGGCACCTGGTTTAACTCAGAAGAACGGTGCTTCTTCTGGTACTATCTGGTTTTGCTCGATTTACATTATGACTGGTTTAGCTCTGACTGCGATGTGTTTCAATGTTCTCCACGATGAAATTGTTCACCGATTAAGGCACCATGAGAGAATACTCAAAGCAAATAATCAAAAGACTTCAACACCTGAATTCCTACAGCGATCTTGACGAGACGAAAGCGGCAATTTCACAGAAGAGACAGTAGTCAATTCTGATGTGGAGACACTGCCCGAGGTATTGCACCATATTCCTAGTACTAGGTACGAGGGTAGTGCAATACGTCGATCCGTTTACACTCTCAAAGAAGAGAAAGAACCAGAACGGGCGACACCAATGTAATAAGACGTTCTTTTAAATATCTACAATTTTAAAGATGGAGTTCCATTTGAAATTGgtgtttgaatattttcaagATTTGTTAGGATGAGTGAATTTTAGTATAGACAAAGAATGATTTTGATAAACATAAATgtttacttaataaaacgaCTGAAGTGTttgttaattactttaattaggTAAATTTAGTGCCAAATAAGACGAATGATTATATTCGTCTCGATAAActaataatcttataaaataatgtaaaaactaaAACCTAACTATGTATTAAGATATTACTATgacgttataaataaacttgttaaaTTAACAGGTAaccatttttgtataaaataaaatttattcaactttTAATTCAGTATTGGAATTGCGTTAAGAATTATTAAGACTgtaataggaaaaaaaatataaattttttaattgtattattaaaggCTTTAAAGGTTAAAGTATTAACAAGGTACGTCGGAAGTGTTACAGATTtcctaataaatgttttttttttgaagtgtTAATGAAATAGGAATTGATTATTTAGGTTTGTGAAATCAACTACACCTTATTGATTAATGTGGTTTCGTGTATAGGGATGTTAGTTCGTACAGAGTGTGAATTTAAACGtctgtatatgtatttaaggaCCTAAGTCGTTTTGTGCAATTATACCAACtgtaaagataataaaacatttttatgaaaagcgttggtttatttatgtttcatgTATCCCAAAATCTCCTGTCTCATATTTGCATTTACCTGGTTTTTTTTCTAAGGTTCATCATCAAAGGTTGTCTGTGAAAGATCtctataagcgataagaccgcctttgtgCAACAATTCGTtaaatgatgttattttttttggtttctcTTATGGTCACTCATATGTTGTGCGataaagtattgaaataaataaaaatataactacaaaacaaatattcgtGCGCTCTTTTTCAGCTAACCAATGAAAAAGGCGAATATTGAGATGTCGAAGATTTACATGGCTTTGTATTTGTGTTATTGATTACTTTGAAATCATCGTATTCTCGTCATAAATACGGTTGCGATTCTTTGATGTTCAGTAATATTCTTTCCTTAGGTTGTGTTATgggttttgttttattcataacaaCAGGCTGATTGACGTGATAGCTTACGTTATCTTTACGTTTCGTTTATTCTTTTGCCTCATTCGCAAGGTCAAGGTCACTAAGCGTACTCAGTTTGTTGCTGTGAGATtgagttaaaaacaaaagaaaaactaagaaaataaaacCACGATATTAGTTTGATAATGGcgaagtaattttatttggattaaataaAGCAGATATTACTATTGTTACGAACAAGCCAGACCTTAGCTAATTTATATTAGTGGTGTATAAAAAATTTCATGATCAACAATAATAGACATTTTAAAAGTAGACAAATGAATATGACCGTCATATCCCACAGAATTAGCACGGTGGGCTAACTGGGCTGGGTGTATTATTCGAAGGACTGGATAAAAGCTATTAGGAATGAAAGTTCTCGAATAAAGTGTATGACTTGGAAAAAGTAATACAGGTCTTGAAGGAAAGTTTTCAAATTAATGCTATGACTTAGAAAAGTAGTATAGGAGTCTACCGGTCAGGTGGATTGACAACCACGACAACAAACACAGCGGGAATTCATGGTACTCAAAGGCCACAGCGCTGCTTGAAGTGGTATCGTTTAGGGAAGACCAAAAAAAGTTTAGTCTTGTATACATTAAAACTCTTATATATTgtatcgaaattatttttttcatttactccTTTGTCTGTAACATAAATGATAATGTCTTGATTGCTGAATAGGATGTTTTCGTAGAATTTGCTAATAAATTTCCGGATATCCAAGCTCTACTaatcaaatagtttatttacattCTTTCAAATTACTAATACACTATTGTTACAAAATTACATTCTTTAAAAGCCGGCAACGCACTTACACGAACTCCGGTGTTGctgatgtccatgggtggtggtagtcactttcaaACAAGAGATGAGCCTTTTGTTTGTTTCTCaccttaactaaaaataaatacagaatgAAACTTCTAGACAAATAAAGACGTTAGAAAAATTTGTAACATTTACATCCAGATCTTCTAATCTTTAATACCATTAAGTTTTTCAAAagctaccaaataaaaaaaaaatgataagcaGAAGAAAAGATAAGGTACTAAAATGTATAGTCTTTGCCTATTTATTatactcatataaaataaacatataaacgtATATCCAGGAATTGCTATGAAATATTTGCAGCCCAAACGTAACTTATACAATCAAACCTAAAGTTGATTCAATATGCGCCgtaatatttttctcaatatTTATCGTGCGTTCTTCAATCGATACAATTTCCTTTGCTGTTTAATGTATTCCAGTCACAAGATCAGCCTCTAATTAGTTATAAGTGATTATTGATACTGGAAAATTTATAGGCACATTTGTATTTATCGGACAATTATAATACAAGATCGTTTTATATAGTTTGCGTTGTATTCAATGAAGAGTCAAACGTTGGAATAATGTCGAAAACGCAGGTCAGTCTGCTTCATGTTCCtatcattgaattatttttttaataatcgatgTTTGCTTAGAAGGGTTCGAACACTTGTATCTCAACCGAAAATTATGGATTCCGACCCGAGTAAGCAcgaatgaattttcatgtgtttaatttgtttttgtaataagcGGTAAAAGGAAATATTGTAAGGAAACCATGTGCCGGATGAAAATCTGCAACACGTGTATTCGACACGTGTATTCGAaatggaacagcgtggtggaagcTATAGTCTTCTCCTCAGAAAGAGAGTAGGTCTGAGTCCTGAAGTGggatattaacatattattattattactttagtcTCAGTTAACGAAAGTTAAATTGTAAGGATTTTTATACACGTAAGATACATATTAGTATAGCTATTTTCGAAGAGGTAAGTTTTATTGAGTTCTAAGAGTTAATGACAAACTCTTGACGATTAATctgaaactattaatatttatagtttcaatGAGTGTTGTATACTTTTTGAGTAATAGCTTAttattacaagaatattaatgaatatattcaaatttgtatAGGATGATGTAAAAGTTCTACACGTTCAGTTCCGCAGAGGAGCAGTAAAATAAGCTTTTAAAGTTAGTACTAAGAGGGAAAGAGACCTTCTTCCAAAGTGGGTCATTACCAATTTTGCTTTGAAGTAatgatatctgatgagtgggtggtacttacccagacttgcacaaaggccAACCAACAACCCTTccacattacatttacattacattagcagcccgtaaatgtcccactgctgagataaaggcctcctctccctttgaggagaaggtttggagcatattccaccacgctgctccaatacgggttggcggaatacacatgtggctgaatttcgttgaaattagacacatgcaggtttcctcacgatgttttccttcaccgccgagcacgagaatgatgaattataaacacaaattaagcacatgaaatttcagtggtgcctgcctggttttgaacccgaaatcatcggttaagatgcgcgttctaaccact
This is a stretch of genomic DNA from Vanessa atalanta chromosome 20, ilVanAtal1.2, whole genome shotgun sequence. It encodes these proteins:
- the LOC125071908 gene encoding TWiK family of potassium channels protein 12-like; protein product: MEKKKNSINGKYKKNGKIDNYDDVITTCCLCIQTKKSKKKSLIAGCITNLGIFAILLVYTLVGAFIFLAIEGSAAKVHQKTLATTSYQANENRKSNPLPKVNSSIAQVSAELRTQTVESIWEITVSLNILYKENWTRLAAQEIARFQEKLIARVAADVSEQHGDARALESAPALVTDEYEWNFAKAFLYSLTVLTTIGYGSVAPKTALGKAVTIGYAVIGIPLTLLYLSVVGALLSRLARSIFSRALCCCLCSKCGYCCLDDRTMAVKERKEKVRRQDDYRSQTLHLQEPYYVRSPSGTIISASQANSLSTNSIKDKTQGLQFLRDCDSMSCADTDSKISLRGFSILAPISLCLAAIFTYIFFGALVLYQLEGWSPIDGVYFCFMSLSTIGFGHLAPGLTQKNGASSGTIWFCSIYIMTGLALTAMCFNVLHDEIVHRLRHHERILKANNQKTSTPEFLQRS